A region from the Polaribacter sp. Hel1_33_78 genome encodes:
- a CDS encoding DUF6090 family protein yields the protein MIHLFRKIRQEHITKNRLRKYLMYAFGEIILVMVGILLALQFNNWNQEKENTKKENWYLINIVEDIEYQKSSIKYIKNNCLKSIEIGQSIMKAYKTNKTFLEVDSLDKKLNFLMRSFTFPNINNTYSELVSSGKFDLIQEKELSLNIIDYFIYIEENHTNTKTAIINVFYPEIYHVYNQFSQAVPYEKNMNTTNQYILEEDSDITKYINNLLEKPASKLLLMNAIRTQISILMNNVAVIDETLELSKELIQLIDNYLGLTSEMVNHYD from the coding sequence ATGATACATTTATTCAGAAAAATTAGACAAGAACACATTACGAAGAATAGATTAAGAAAATATTTAATGTATGCTTTTGGAGAAATTATTTTAGTAATGGTTGGTATTTTGCTTGCACTACAATTTAATAATTGGAATCAAGAGAAAGAAAATACGAAAAAAGAAAATTGGTACTTAATTAATATTGTTGAGGATATAGAATATCAAAAAAGTAGCATAAAATATATTAAAAATAATTGCCTTAAATCTATAGAAATTGGACAATCAATTATGAAGGCATATAAAACGAACAAAACTTTTTTAGAAGTAGATAGTTTAGACAAAAAGCTAAATTTTTTAATGAGGTCCTTTACGTTTCCAAATATAAACAACACGTATTCTGAGCTTGTTTCTTCTGGTAAATTTGACTTAATTCAGGAAAAAGAATTAAGCCTAAATATTATTGATTACTTCATTTATATTGAAGAAAATCATACTAATACAAAAACTGCTATTATAAATGTATTCTACCCAGAAATTTATCATGTTTATAATCAATTTTCTCAAGCAGTACCATATGAAAAAAACATGAATACTACTAATCAATATATATTAGAAGAAGATTCAGATATCACAAAATACATCAATAATTTACTAGAGAAACCTGCATCTAAATTACTTCTTATGAATGCTATTAGAACACAAATTTCAATTTTAATGAATAATGTTGCAGTTATAGATGAAACATTAGAACTCTCAAAAGAGTTGATTCAATTAATTGATAACTATTTAGGATTAACCTCGGAAATGGTAAATCATTATGATTGA
- the glmM gene encoding phosphoglucosamine mutase, protein MTLIKSISGIRGTIGGKTADNLTPIDTVKFASAYGAFIKNRNPNKEKITVVIGRDARISGKMVSSLVANTLVGMGINVIDLGLSTTPTVEVAVPLEKADGGIILTASHNPKEWNALKLLNEKGEFLNGAEGEKILELAESEAFTFAQVDDLGNYKKNKKYLKKHIKEVLKLDLVDVKAIKKAKFKVVVDGVNSSGGIFIPALLKKLGVKCVELYCTPNGQFPHNPEPLKEHLTDISELVVKEKADFGIVVDPDVDRLALVSEDGSMFGEEYTLVACADYVLGRLGGGNTVSNLSSSRALRDVTQKHGGTYTASAVGEVNVVIKMKETNTVIGGEGNGGIIYPASHYGRDSLVGVALFLSHLAHKKISCKELRDSYPSYFMSKNKIQLTPEINVDEILETMASTYKNEDVNTIDGVKIDFSDEWIHLRKSNTEPIIRIYTEAKSQDSADALAVRFINEIEEII, encoded by the coding sequence ATGACATTAATAAAATCAATATCAGGAATTAGAGGAACAATTGGTGGTAAAACTGCGGATAATTTAACTCCTATAGATACTGTAAAATTTGCTTCAGCTTATGGAGCTTTTATAAAAAATAGAAATCCAAACAAAGAAAAAATCACTGTAGTAATTGGCAGAGATGCTCGTATTTCTGGTAAAATGGTTTCTAGTTTGGTGGCAAATACATTGGTAGGTATGGGCATTAACGTTATTGATTTAGGCTTATCTACAACACCAACAGTAGAGGTTGCCGTGCCTTTAGAAAAAGCAGATGGAGGTATTATTTTAACAGCTTCTCACAATCCAAAAGAATGGAATGCCTTAAAATTATTGAATGAGAAAGGTGAGTTTTTAAATGGTGCTGAAGGTGAAAAAATTTTAGAATTGGCAGAAAGTGAGGCCTTTACTTTTGCACAAGTTGATGACTTAGGAAATTATAAAAAAAATAAAAAATATTTAAAAAAGCATATTAAAGAAGTTTTAAAACTTGATTTAGTTGATGTAAAAGCTATTAAAAAAGCAAAATTTAAAGTTGTTGTTGATGGTGTGAATTCATCAGGAGGAATTTTTATACCCGCATTGCTAAAAAAATTAGGTGTAAAATGTGTTGAGTTATATTGTACACCAAACGGACAATTCCCTCACAATCCAGAACCTTTAAAAGAACATTTAACAGATATTTCGGAATTAGTAGTTAAAGAAAAAGCAGATTTCGGAATTGTCGTAGATCCAGATGTAGATAGATTAGCTTTGGTTTCTGAGGATGGTTCGATGTTTGGTGAAGAATATACTTTAGTTGCTTGTGCAGATTATGTTTTAGGACGTTTAGGTGGAGGAAATACAGTGTCCAATTTATCCTCTTCCAGAGCTTTAAGAGATGTTACTCAAAAACATGGAGGAACTTATACAGCAAGTGCTGTAGGTGAAGTAAATGTTGTTATTAAAATGAAGGAGACCAATACTGTAATTGGTGGCGAAGGAAATGGAGGGATCATTTATCCTGCTTCGCATTATGGACGTGATTCTTTAGTGGGAGTAGCTTTATTTTTATCACACTTAGCACATAAAAAAATATCTTGTAAAGAATTAAGAGATTCGTATCCTAGTTATTTTATGAGTAAAAATAAAATTCAATTAACACCAGAAATTAATGTTGATGAAATTTTAGAGACAATGGCTTCAACTTATAAAAACGAGGATGTTAATACCATTGATGGGGTAAAAATCGATTTTTCAGACGAATGGATTCATTTAAGAAAATCGAATACAGAGCCAATCATTAGAATTTATACAGAGGCAAAATCTCAAGATTCGGCAGATGCTTTAGCGGTTAGATTTATCAATGAAATTGAAGAAATTATTTAA
- a CDS encoding aminotransferase class V-fold PLP-dependent enzyme, whose product MKNLEQYFDQYRKNIIGVNQTFMSPYGLQNLIYADWTASGRLYRPIEEKICNEFGPFVANTHTETSTSGAAMTLAYHEARNIIKRHVNANSNDVLITTGSGMTGVVNKFQRILGLKVSESLKDYTTVPEDLKPIVFISHMEHHSNQTSWLETIADVEVVPCNEEGLLCLDSFEKCIQTHEHRKIKIASITSCSNVTGIKTPFHKVAKLIHQYNGLCFVDFACCAPYVGINMHPEMEDEHLDAIFFSPHKFLGGPGSAGVLVFNKKLYKNTVPDNPGGGTVSYTNPWGQHDYFDDVETREDGGTPAFLQTIKIALSIQLKDKMGVENIRRREDEINETMFHTLESLSGVKILAPNHKKRLSIFSFYFEKYHFNLVVKLLNDRFGIQTRGGCSCAGTYGHFLLNVDQVTSNRIKDEISHGCNTQKPGWVRLSLHPTITNSELTFICKSLQELSLNIKDWAKDYSYDSLKNDYVHKFTKPIEKELVTSWFSV is encoded by the coding sequence ATGAAAAATTTAGAGCAATATTTCGATCAATATCGTAAGAATATTATTGGTGTAAACCAAACATTTATGTCTCCATATGGATTGCAAAATCTTATCTATGCAGATTGGACTGCGAGTGGAAGATTGTATAGACCAATTGAGGAAAAAATATGTAATGAATTTGGACCTTTTGTAGCCAACACGCATACAGAAACTTCAACTTCTGGTGCAGCAATGACGCTCGCTTATCATGAAGCCAGAAATATTATAAAACGTCATGTAAATGCGAACTCTAATGATGTTTTGATAACAACCGGTTCTGGAATGACTGGTGTTGTGAATAAATTTCAACGAATATTAGGTTTAAAAGTTTCTGAAAGTTTAAAAGATTATACAACTGTACCAGAAGATTTAAAACCTATTGTTTTTATATCACATATGGAGCATCATTCTAATCAAACTTCTTGGTTAGAAACGATTGCAGATGTAGAAGTGGTTCCTTGTAATGAGGAAGGTTTACTGTGTCTAGATAGCTTTGAAAAATGCATCCAAACACATGAACATAGAAAAATTAAAATTGCTTCAATTACTTCCTGTTCTAATGTAACGGGTATAAAAACTCCCTTCCATAAAGTTGCTAAATTAATTCATCAATATAACGGATTGTGTTTTGTTGATTTTGCTTGCTGTGCGCCTTATGTAGGTATTAATATGCATCCAGAAATGGAGGATGAGCATTTAGATGCTATTTTCTTTTCACCTCATAAATTTTTAGGAGGCCCAGGAAGTGCTGGGGTATTAGTTTTTAATAAGAAATTATATAAAAATACAGTGCCAGATAATCCAGGAGGTGGCACTGTAAGTTATACAAATCCTTGGGGGCAACATGACTATTTTGACGATGTAGAAACAAGAGAGGATGGCGGAACACCAGCATTTTTGCAAACAATTAAGATTGCACTTTCAATTCAGTTGAAAGATAAAATGGGTGTTGAAAATATTCGAAGAAGAGAAGATGAAATTAATGAAACGATGTTTCATACTTTAGAAAGTTTATCTGGGGTGAAAATATTAGCTCCGAATCATAAAAAACGATTAAGTATTTTTTCATTCTATTTTGAAAAGTATCACTTTAACTTAGTCGTAAAATTATTGAATGATCGTTTTGGAATTCAGACTAGAGGTGGTTGTTCTTGTGCAGGAACGTATGGACATTTCTTATTAAATGTAGATCAAGTCACTTCAAATAGAATAAAGGATGAAATTTCACATGGTTGCAATACACAAAAACCAGGTTGGGTGCGTTTGTCTTTGCATCCAACAATAACAAATTCTGAACTAACTTTTATTTGTAAATCTCTGCAAGAATTATCATTAAATATAAAAGATTGGGCGAAGGATTATAGCTATGATTCTTTGAAGAATGATTATGTTCATAAATTTACAAAGCCCATAGAAAAAGAGTTAGTTACTTCTTGGTTTTCTGTTTAG
- a CDS encoding lysophospholipid acyltransferase family protein, which translates to MQFLVFALTYPFIWLFSRLPMRILYIKSDIFFFLIYYVFRYRKNVVLENLRLAFPEKSEAERKKISRNFFKHFTDLFMESVKAFSISEKEILKRYTYKNPELVNDFTKQGKSIALVAAHQANWEWSISLPLVLEGKVNGAYTKLGNTYFEKAVRSSREKFGVSGYKTSETVKGMQRNFAEKTQGLYILLSDQSPQVHKTFYWSTFFGVKVPIHTGAEMLAKKFDLVVINYVTRKVKRGYYETEFQLITETPKEFDNYQITDKYLRLTERNIIQQPELYLWSHKRFKHRNSFDEWQKMRASKQKTKK; encoded by the coding sequence ATGCAATTTCTAGTTTTTGCACTTACTTACCCTTTTATTTGGCTATTCTCGAGATTGCCAATGCGCATATTATATATAAAATCTGATATTTTTTTCTTTTTGATTTATTACGTTTTTAGGTATCGGAAAAATGTAGTTTTAGAAAACTTAAGATTAGCTTTTCCTGAGAAATCAGAAGCCGAAAGAAAAAAAATATCTAGAAATTTCTTTAAACATTTTACTGATTTATTTATGGAAAGTGTAAAAGCTTTCTCAATATCAGAAAAAGAAATTTTAAAACGTTATACCTATAAAAATCCTGAATTGGTAAACGACTTTACAAAACAAGGAAAAAGTATTGCATTAGTTGCTGCTCATCAAGCAAATTGGGAATGGTCAATAAGTTTACCATTAGTTTTAGAAGGAAAAGTTAATGGTGCATACACAAAATTGGGTAATACTTACTTTGAAAAAGCAGTAAGAAGCTCTAGAGAAAAATTTGGTGTATCAGGTTATAAAACAAGTGAAACCGTAAAAGGAATGCAACGGAATTTTGCAGAAAAAACGCAGGGGTTATATATTTTGTTGAGTGATCAATCTCCACAAGTTCATAAAACGTTTTATTGGAGCACATTTTTTGGTGTCAAGGTACCTATCCATACAGGAGCTGAAATGCTTGCTAAAAAGTTTGATTTGGTCGTTATAAATTATGTAACTAGAAAAGTAAAAAGAGGATATTATGAAACCGAATTTCAATTAATAACCGAGACTCCGAAAGAGTTTGATAATTACCAAATAACTGATAAATATTTGCGCTTAACGGAAAGAAACATCATACAACAACCTGAACTTTATTTATGGTCTCATAAGAGGTTTAAACACAGAAACAGCTTTGATGAATGGCAAAAAATGAGAGCCTCTAAACAGAAAACCAAGAAGTAA
- a CDS encoding rhomboid family intramembrane serine protease yields the protein MKGFDDNSFLNKYKFQVGRVLGNEKIRMLTSGFLHVDWMHLGFNMYALYVFGGFVATNSGITSFLIIYFGSLIAGNLYTLQYHKYEHYYSAVGASGAVSGIVYSSILVFPDMQLLLFFAIPIPGYIFGVGYLLYSIYGMKKQVGNIGHAAHLGGAMGGFILTLILKPELFFTNTVFVIFLAIPIILLLLFGDKLKSL from the coding sequence ATGAAAGGTTTTGATGATAATTCATTCTTAAATAAATATAAATTTCAAGTTGGTAGAGTTTTGGGGAATGAAAAAATTAGAATGTTAACTTCTGGATTTTTGCATGTAGATTGGATGCATCTTGGTTTTAACATGTATGCACTCTATGTTTTTGGGGGTTTTGTAGCAACTAATTCTGGGATAACTAGTTTTTTAATTATCTATTTTGGAAGTTTAATTGCTGGAAATTTATATACATTACAATACCATAAATATGAACATTATTATAGTGCCGTTGGTGCTTCTGGTGCTGTTTCAGGGATTGTATATTCATCTATATTAGTGTTTCCGGATATGCAATTATTATTGTTTTTTGCAATTCCTATTCCTGGATATATTTTTGGAGTTGGTTATTTGTTATATTCCATTTATGGAATGAAAAAACAGGTAGGAAATATTGGACATGCTGCTCATCTCGGAGGTGCTATGGGTGGTTTTATTTTAACTTTAATTCTGAAACCAGAACTGTTCTTTACAAATACGGTTTTTGTTATTTTCTTAGCAATTCCAATTATTTTATTATTACTATTTGGCGATAAGTTAAAGAGTTTGTAA
- a CDS encoding peptidylprolyl isomerase encodes MNNGIYAKFTTPKGEILVQLEHEKASGTVGNFVALAEGNLENTITPQGTPYYDGLKFHRVIPDFMIQGGCPQGTGTGNPGYKFDDEFHPDLKHDAPGKLAMANSGPGTNGSQFYITHVPTPWLDNKHTVFGSVIEGQDVVDLVKQGDVMSLEIIRVGAEAENFNAVEAFRTFEGSREKREAEEKAKQKELLDSVAKGYAETASGLRYQILQKGDGKQATKGAGVSVHYKGQLLDGTVFDSSYKRKQPIDFNVGVGQVIAGWDEGIQLLQVGDKARFVIPSDLAYGSAGAGGVIPPDATLIFDVELMNVK; translated from the coding sequence ATGAACAACGGAATCTATGCAAAATTCACTACTCCAAAAGGTGAAATTTTAGTACAATTAGAACATGAAAAAGCGTCAGGAACAGTAGGTAACTTTGTTGCTTTGGCCGAGGGTAATTTAGAAAATACTATCACGCCACAAGGAACTCCCTACTATGATGGATTAAAATTCCATAGAGTAATTCCTGATTTTATGATTCAAGGAGGATGCCCTCAAGGAACAGGAACAGGAAACCCTGGTTATAAATTTGATGATGAATTCCATCCAGATTTAAAACATGATGCTCCTGGAAAACTTGCAATGGCCAATTCTGGTCCTGGCACAAACGGAAGCCAATTTTATATTACACACGTTCCTACTCCTTGGCTAGACAATAAACATACAGTTTTTGGTTCTGTAATCGAAGGACAAGATGTTGTTGATTTAGTAAAACAAGGCGATGTAATGTCTCTCGAAATTATTAGAGTTGGTGCAGAAGCAGAAAACTTCAATGCTGTTGAAGCATTTAGAACTTTTGAGGGTTCTAGAGAGAAAAGAGAAGCAGAAGAAAAAGCAAAACAAAAAGAATTATTAGATTCTGTTGCTAAAGGTTACGCAGAAACTGCAAGTGGTTTACGTTATCAAATTTTACAAAAAGGTGATGGAAAACAAGCAACCAAAGGAGCTGGAGTTTCTGTACATTATAAAGGTCAATTATTAGACGGTACCGTTTTCGATTCTTCTTACAAAAGAAAACAACCAATTGATTTTAATGTTGGTGTAGGACAAGTAATAGCTGGCTGGGATGAAGGAATTCAATTATTACAAGTTGGTGATAAAGCTCGCTTTGTAATCCCTTCTGACTTAGCATATGGATCTGCAGGTGCAGGTGGAGTAATTCCTCCAGACGCAACCTTAATTTTTGATGTAGAATTAATGAATGTAAAATAA
- a CDS encoding peptide chain release factor 3: protein MSFLKEIARRRTFGIISHPDAGKTTLTEKLLLFGGAIQEAGAVKNNKIKKGATSDFMEIERQRGISVATSVLAFIYKDKKINILDTPGHKDFAEDTFRTLTAVDSVIVVIDVAKGVEPQTEKLVEVCRMRSIPMLVFINKLDREGKDAFDLLDEVEQKLGLRVTPMSFPIGMGYDFKGIYNIWEKKLNLFSGDNKTTISDGVQFDDLSNPELDQIVGETAAETLREEIELIDEVYPSFNQQEYLEGKLQPVFFGSALNNFGVKELLDAFIEIAPSPQPKKAEERLVDSKEEKMTGFVFKIHANMDPKHRDRLAFIKIVSGTFKRNAPYLHVRNGKKVKFSSPNAFFAEKKEIVEESFPGDIVGIHDTGNFKIGDTLTEGEQLNFKGIPSFSPEHFRYVNNADPMKSKQLYKGLDQLMDEGVAQLFTLEMNGRKVIGTVGALQYEVIQYRLEHEYGAKCTYENLNVHKACWVEPENIKSEEFKEFKRVKQRYLAKDKQGQLVFLADSAFTIQMTQSKYPSVKLHFTSEFKN, encoded by the coding sequence ATGAGTTTTTTAAAAGAAATAGCACGTAGAAGAACATTTGGTATTATATCTCACCCAGATGCTGGTAAAACTACTTTAACAGAAAAATTATTATTATTTGGTGGTGCTATACAAGAAGCTGGTGCAGTAAAGAATAATAAAATAAAAAAAGGAGCAACTTCCGATTTTATGGAGATTGAGCGTCAGAGAGGAATTTCTGTAGCTACTTCTGTACTTGCATTTATTTATAAGGATAAAAAAATAAACATACTAGATACTCCTGGGCACAAAGATTTTGCTGAAGACACCTTTAGAACCTTAACCGCTGTAGATAGTGTAATTGTAGTAATAGATGTTGCAAAAGGTGTTGAGCCACAAACAGAAAAATTAGTAGAAGTTTGTAGAATGCGTAGCATACCAATGTTGGTTTTTATAAATAAACTAGATAGAGAAGGAAAAGATGCTTTTGATTTATTAGACGAAGTGGAACAAAAACTTGGTTTACGCGTAACTCCAATGAGTTTTCCTATTGGAATGGGATATGATTTTAAAGGAATTTATAATATTTGGGAAAAGAAATTAAATCTTTTTTCTGGTGATAACAAAACTACTATTTCTGATGGTGTTCAATTTGATGATTTATCGAACCCAGAATTAGATCAAATAGTTGGTGAAACTGCAGCTGAAACTTTACGCGAAGAAATTGAATTAATCGATGAAGTGTATCCATCATTTAATCAGCAAGAATATTTAGAAGGAAAATTACAACCCGTATTTTTTGGGTCAGCTTTAAATAACTTTGGGGTGAAAGAATTACTAGATGCATTTATTGAAATTGCACCTTCTCCGCAGCCTAAAAAAGCGGAAGAACGCTTAGTAGATTCTAAAGAAGAAAAAATGACTGGTTTTGTGTTTAAAATACATGCAAATATGGACCCTAAACACAGAGACAGATTAGCTTTTATAAAAATTGTGTCGGGCACCTTTAAGAGAAATGCTCCTTATTTACATGTTAGGAATGGTAAAAAAGTAAAATTTTCTAGTCCCAATGCATTTTTTGCTGAGAAAAAAGAAATTGTAGAAGAATCTTTTCCTGGCGATATTGTAGGTATACACGATACTGGAAACTTTAAAATTGGTGATACTCTAACAGAAGGTGAACAATTAAATTTTAAAGGAATTCCGAGTTTTTCTCCAGAACATTTTAGATATGTAAACAACGCAGATCCAATGAAATCGAAACAACTTTATAAAGGTTTAGATCAGTTAATGGACGAAGGTGTGGCTCAATTATTTACTTTAGAAATGAACGGACGAAAAGTAATTGGGACAGTTGGTGCTTTGCAATATGAAGTTATTCAATATCGATTAGAGCATGAATATGGTGCAAAATGTACCTATGAAAATTTAAATGTTCACAAAGCTTGTTGGGTAGAACCTGAAAATATAAAAAGTGAAGAATTTAAAGAATTTAAACGAGTAAAACAGCGTTATTTAGCAAAGGATAAACAAGGTCAATTAGTCTTTTTAGCTGATTCCGCTTTTACAATTCAAATGACGCAAAGTAAATATCCTTCAGTAAAACTTCATTTTACAAGCGAGTTCAAAAATTAA
- a CDS encoding peptidylprolyl isomerase: MKSFYKIVFFLIIIPFYQCNQEKNKKEKTLEVKQIKDLKKKQENIITKPWDSLNRFNTEAFLLEYGKQNQETKVLIKTKFGNIKLLLYKDVPIHRANFIFLTKIKYFNTTVIYRVAKNFVIQGGNSDNMYTQKQRRKYGNYLMQPEFRNHRKHKYGALAAARQWENNPNKLSSPFEFYIVHKRSGAHHLDNEHTVFGEVISGFDVMDRISKVKVGVDEWPIEDINMRIEILN; this comes from the coding sequence GTGAAAAGTTTCTATAAAATAGTATTCTTCTTAATCATTATTCCCTTTTATCAATGCAATCAAGAGAAAAATAAAAAAGAAAAAACTCTTGAAGTTAAACAGATAAAAGACCTTAAAAAGAAACAAGAAAATATAATTACGAAACCTTGGGATAGTTTAAATAGATTCAATACTGAAGCTTTTTTATTAGAATATGGAAAACAAAATCAAGAAACTAAAGTACTTATAAAAACAAAATTCGGAAATATAAAACTATTATTATACAAAGATGTTCCAATACATAGAGCTAATTTCATTTTTCTTACAAAAATTAAATATTTTAACACTACGGTTATTTACAGGGTAGCAAAAAATTTTGTTATTCAGGGTGGAAATTCTGATAATATGTATACTCAAAAACAGCGAAGAAAATATGGGAATTATTTAATGCAACCCGAATTCAGAAATCATAGAAAACACAAATATGGCGCATTAGCCGCTGCTAGACAGTGGGAAAACAACCCAAATAAGCTATCAAGCCCTTTTGAATTTTATATAGTTCATAAAAGAAGTGGTGCTCATCATTTAGACAATGAGCATACTGTTTTTGGCGAAGTTATTTCTGGTTTTGATGTTATGGATAGAATCTCTAAAGTAAAAGTTGGTGTCGATGAATGGCCCATTGAAGATATAAATATGAGGATAGAAATTTTAAATTAA
- the idi gene encoding isopentenyl-diphosphate Delta-isomerase: MEEQVILVDKNDNQLGLMPKMEAHEKAVLHRAFSVFIFNKKGELMLQQRAAHKYHSPLLWTNTCCSHQRNGETNLEAGKRRLQEEMGFVTSLSEVFSFIYKAPFDNGLTEHELDHVLIGYFDNRPIINKDEAEDYKWMLLEDVKSDIEKKPSIYTEWFKIIFKESFSKISSYNLGDTSF; this comes from the coding sequence ATGGAGGAACAAGTGATTTTAGTTGATAAAAACGACAATCAATTAGGTTTAATGCCTAAAATGGAAGCGCATGAAAAAGCTGTTTTGCATAGAGCTTTTTCAGTATTTATTTTTAATAAGAAAGGAGAATTAATGCTGCAACAAAGAGCTGCGCATAAATATCATTCACCGTTATTATGGACAAATACATGTTGCTCACATCAACGAAATGGTGAAACCAATTTAGAAGCAGGTAAAAGAAGATTACAAGAAGAAATGGGTTTTGTAACAAGTTTAAGTGAAGTTTTTTCATTTATATACAAAGCTCCTTTTGATAACGGTTTAACGGAGCATGAATTAGATCATGTGTTAATCGGTTATTTCGATAATAGACCAATAATCAATAAGGATGAAGCAGAAGATTACAAATGGATGTTGTTAGAGGATGTGAAATCTGACATAGAAAAAAAACCTTCAATTTATACTGAGTGGTTTAAAATAATTTTTAAAGAATCTTTTTCGAAGATTTCAAGTTATAACCTTGGAGATACTAGTTTTTAA
- a CDS encoding 6-carboxytetrahydropterin synthase, whose translation MPKVTVHRKAHFNAAHRLYRKDWSDAKNFEIFNKCSNPNFHGHNYELIVSLTGEIDKETGYVYDLGILKNLIKSEIEECFDHKNLNVEVEEFQDLNPTAENICVVTYQKLRKHLPNNLDLKITLYETPRNFVSYTGE comes from the coding sequence ATGCCTAAAGTAACTGTTCATAGAAAAGCACATTTTAATGCAGCGCACAGATTGTATAGAAAAGATTGGTCGGATGCTAAAAACTTTGAAATTTTTAACAAGTGCAGTAATCCTAACTTTCATGGTCATAATTATGAGCTCATAGTTTCTTTAACAGGAGAGATTGATAAAGAAACAGGATATGTGTATGATTTAGGAATTCTTAAAAATTTAATAAAGTCTGAGATAGAGGAGTGTTTTGATCATAAAAATTTAAATGTTGAAGTTGAAGAATTTCAAGATTTGAATCCTACAGCAGAAAATATTTGCGTAGTTACCTATCAGAAATTAAGAAAACACCTCCCTAATAATTTAGATTTAAAAATTACTTTATATGAAACGCCTAGAAACTTTGTTAGTTATACTGGAGAATAA
- a CDS encoding type I phosphomannose isomerase catalytic subunit: MKINQLIKFQPILKDKIWGGEKLATLLNKQSTRADIGESWEISDVEGDTSIVVNGELKGQDLKQLISKFKADLVGGRIYDHFGEKFPLLIKFIDAKEALSIQLHPHDDLAKKRHNSFGKTEMWYVMQADEKANLIVGFQKEVTSKEYLEHLENKKLLHILNVDEVENGDVYFIPTGRVHAIGAGVLLAEIQQTSDITYRIYDWDRPNSDGTFRDLHTEEAIDAIDYSAQDSYKTVYSKEQNISSEIVSCPYFTTNVLPINGEVFINHEEKDSFVIYMCVAGSVEFKYEDQIENLEMGETILIPNCVKNIVISSEEKSELLEVYIK; this comes from the coding sequence GTGAAAATTAATCAACTCATAAAATTTCAACCCATATTAAAAGATAAAATTTGGGGAGGAGAAAAATTAGCAACTTTATTAAATAAGCAGTCAACAAGAGCAGATATTGGTGAGAGTTGGGAAATATCTGATGTGGAAGGAGATACTTCAATAGTTGTGAATGGTGAACTAAAAGGTCAAGATTTAAAACAGTTAATTTCTAAATTTAAAGCAGACTTAGTTGGAGGGAGAATTTATGATCATTTTGGAGAAAAATTCCCGCTTTTAATTAAGTTTATAGATGCAAAAGAAGCTTTAAGTATTCAATTACATCCTCACGACGATTTGGCAAAAAAACGTCACAACTCTTTTGGAAAAACAGAAATGTGGTATGTGATGCAAGCAGATGAAAAAGCTAATTTAATTGTAGGTTTTCAAAAAGAAGTTACTTCAAAAGAATATTTAGAACATTTAGAAAATAAAAAGTTACTTCATATTTTAAATGTTGATGAAGTTGAAAATGGTGATGTTTATTTTATTCCAACTGGAAGAGTGCATGCTATTGGTGCAGGAGTTTTGCTTGCAGAAATTCAGCAGACATCTGATATAACGTATAGAATTTATGACTGGGACAGACCCAACTCGGATGGGACTTTTAGAGATTTGCATACGGAAGAGGCTATAGATGCTATTGATTATTCTGCTCAAGATTCTTATAAAACAGTTTATTCTAAAGAACAAAATATATCTTCTGAAATTGTTTCGTGCCCTTATTTTACGACTAATGTTTTGCCAATAAACGGAGAAGTTTTTATCAACCACGAAGAAAAAGATAGCTTTGTAATTTATATGTGTGTAGCAGGCAGTGTTGAATTTAAGTATGAAGATCAGATAGAGAATTTAGAAATGGGAGAAACTATTTTAATTCCTAATTGTGTTAAAAATATTGTAATTTCATCCGAAGAAAAATCAGAACTTTTAGAAGTTTATATCAAATAG